GAACAAAACTTtgacaaaatatattaaaaactatGAATCAGTCGAGAAACACAATAATCAATTGTTCAAATTATATTGAACAATTGTAGAGATTACACACAAGAATAAGAGATTCAATAACAAATAAGATTCAAGATGATTGAATCTTCACAATACAGAAAAATATGAAAACCCTAATTGAGAGATCACGAACAGTAGAATATGTGTGTGTATTTGATGTATATGAATGACTGAATGAATGAACCGGCTACAGTAGATAGCTTTTATACACCGTAAATAACTTGGGCACCAATCTTGGGCTTTTTCTCTAAACATTGCTCAAGCCCAAAAGACCTTTAATCCAATAAGCATTAGTCCATAATAGAAGTCCAAAGCATAATATATCACAATAGTCCAGTTCCAATTATTCAGCACTTTTGTCTACTTATCTGCACAAAATCAAAGCAAGTTACAAAGTAGATTGAAAAATATAAACATTTGTTTCAACAGTTTCTAAATCAATCTCAGTATGCAAAAGAGATCTTAGAACGTGATGGAATGAGCAATTGTAAACCATGTAGTACACCGCTAGAGACTAAGTCGAAACTCAGCAGCAACATTGGAAATCCATATGCTGATCCTTTCTTTTATCGAAGTCTGGCAGGTGCACTACAATATCTAACGTTTACACGGCCCGACATTTCATACTCGGTGCAACAAATCTGCCTACATATGCATAATCCTCATGATACACACATGGCAGCGCTAAAGAGAATCCTAAGATATATACAGGGAACAATTGACTATGGTTTACATATGACAAAAACATCCACGACATCACTCATATCTTACACGGATGCCGACTGGGCTGGATGCCCCGACACACGTAAATCCACCTCAGGCTATTGCGTCTATTTAGGTGACAATTTGGTTTCTTGGTCCTCGAAACGTCAACCGACCATCTCTCGATCGAGCACAGAAGCCGAATACAGAGGTGTAGCTAATGTCGTCTCAGAATCGTGCTGGCTACGCAATTTAATGCTTGAGCTTCACCATCCTCTTAACAAAGCAACCATTGTTTATTGTGACAACGTCAGTGCCATATTTCTTGCGAGCAATCCTATTCAACATCAACGCACCAAGCACATCGAGCTTGACATACATTTCGTTCGGTAAAAGATAGCTCGCGGTCAAGTGCGCATATTACACGTTCCATCACGTTACCAGATTGCGGATGTTTTTACTAAAGGGCTTCCACGACTTCTATTTGATGATTTTCGATCCAGTCTCAACGTCCGTTTACCTTCCGATTCGACTGCGGGACCCTATTAGTCAGCAATATATATATTAGTCAAAGATTTGTACAGCTCATTATGTAACAAGCATATCTCGTAAATATTGGCATGTATTTCATTTAGTCAATAGATAGAATCATGTATAGGTGTATGAGATATCTTTCCCTAATTTATCTCATGGTTTATGCAGTATATAAACGGATGCTCAGAATGAATAAAACATCGATCAATTCACATCTTTTACATACATCACCAAGTTTACGACCATATGCTTCCGGCTCTTTAATCCCCATGTACCTGATGAACCCAAATCGTTTACCAGACTTACATATTTTGTGAGCAATGAAAGCATCCGCGATACATCCAAGTGGTTAAATAGTTTCCAAAGTGCCTTAACATTGAACTGAGGAGGAAAATTAGTAACGAATAAGGATGTCGAAATCTTTTAATGTTTACATAAAACATACGCGTTTAAACTAGTATCTATAATATACAAAAATTACATTACAACTAACAATAGGTTCATTTGATCCTACTACAAATATTTCCCATCCCTGTTTCTAACCACAATAACGACATTAGAAATGTGGAATAACAGGATAGGTTATTCGATCGACTCTGTTTCCGTCTCTTTCAATATCAATTTCACTTAGTATCTCATTTTTTGATAGTGCACGCCATTTGTCAATATACGCCATAGAATCCATATCTATGTCTGGAAGTTGGCGCGCTTGAAGTATATTCAAGATCGCTTTGGATTTACCAAGAATCTGAGCTGCAATCCGAATGCTGTCTTGCCTTTTTTCTATTGCGTCATGATGGCACTTCATTTTTATTACACGTGGTAAATTAGTGAAGCAAGCGAGGAATATATCCGCGATTAGTGATCTAACTCGCTCAAAGACATCCATATCTGTTGGCCAACTTGGTTGTGCATTGTAGTGTAGCAGTAACGTTTGACTGGTTCTGTACATGCAAATCGCTGCAATAAACTTGtggaacgaatgattcagacttgCATTAGAATTCTTATATTGTTTCACATGTTCAGCTGCTTCATCACCCAACCATTGAAGAATCTCTTTTGATCTTTTTCCTTTACGCGCCTTCTTCCGAAGATCAATTTGAAGCCACGTTCGATAAACATCAACTTCTGCGCCTACATGTCGAGATGCTTTTCTTGATTTCACCAAATCTTCACATGGATTGAGATTTTCTTCAACGTGTCTTACAAAATAAATGCCTTCCGAAATGCTAAAAAGTAAATCCTTGACACAATCATTTGATATACTCGGGAGTGCAATAACAATGGCGGTTAATGTCACTACTACTAGGCTCCAAGAATTTTGGAATTCTCCAGGAATTAAAGGTAGGACTCGTTCGTCGTCAAATTCTACTACCCCGATGAATCCTTTAGAGTCTTCTAGAAGTTTCATAAGATTTCTCGGGCTTTTCTTTTCAGACTCTTGAAGAAGTCTAGTTATAGAGTTGAGCACGTTTCTTACTACTCTTGTTGTACGCTTTGCATCATCTTCTATTTGTAAAACATATCCTTTATATTCCTCCATCTCCGCTCTCATATTGATTTCATAATCAGTTAGTTCGAAACTAATGCTCAAAACActccaaagttttagtgataaaataatcaaaaatCAAATGTTTCGCAGTCTCACGGgacctctgttgcagttttcaaaaccGTATTGTTTCCTCAGTATTTCAAAACATAAAATAGGTTTTCTGATTAACATATTCTCATATTAATTATAGTAGTCCTCAAAGAACCAAGTATGCAATTAATTCAATTAAATACACAAAATTCAAGTAAGTTCCGTTAAATAATTTAACGGTCAGTTAACGAAGCTTAACGGAAATAGCAGGGTTGTTACAGTATCCAACCCGTGAATTTCACCAACCTCAACCAATTTTTCTAATTCATTAAGGATggagtacccatgaatattacgaATGGTAGGTTTATCAGTCTTTTCAGTTGGTACCTCTGAGACAGTAGGACACGGATTAAGGTGGTCATCTAGAGAATCTTGAGAGTCTGGAGCATTAGCTACCTCAGGGTCGTCATTAACCAAGGGCTTGATGACTTGAGGGTCTTCATCCCGCACAGTGGCATCATGGTTAACATTGTCCAACACATGGACATCCTCATTTTGGATGGAATTGGTATCCGTGCTAGAATCATCATCACCTTCATTTGAAGGAAAATCTTCTATA
This genomic stretch from Rutidosis leptorrhynchoides isolate AG116_Rl617_1_P2 chromosome 11, CSIRO_AGI_Rlap_v1, whole genome shotgun sequence harbors:
- the LOC139876069 gene encoding uncharacterized protein — protein: MEEYKGYVLQIEDDAKRTTRVVRNVLNSITRLLQESEKKSPRNLMKLLEDSKGFIGVVEFDDERVLPLIPGEFQNSWSLVVVTLTAIVIALPSISNDCVKDLLFSISEGIYFVRHVEENLNPCEDLVKSRKASRHVGAEVDVYRTWLQIDLRKKARKGKRSKEILQWLGDEAAEHVKQYKNSNASLNHSFHKFIAAICMYRTSQTLLLHYNAQPSWPTDMDVFERVRSLIADIFLACFTNLPRVIKMKCHHDAIEKRQDSIRIAAQILGKSKAILNILQARQLPDIDMDSMAYIDKWRALSKNEILSEIDIERDGNRVDRITYPVIPHF